Proteins encoded in a region of the Candidatus Zixiibacteriota bacterium genome:
- the selB gene encoding selenocysteine-specific translation elongation factor: MFVMGTAGHVDHGKSTLVKVLTGIDPDRLPEEKERGLTIDLGFAWMTTPSGRSIGIVDVPGHERFIRNMIAGVGAIDFVLLVIAADDGWMPQTSEHLAILEYMGIECGIVALTKCDTVERDWLYLVQTDIAARLKPSALESAPIVPVDSISGHGLDDLRAAIDALAGSLSPRRDIGRPRLYIDRVFAMTGRGVVVTGTLIDGALQAGQQITIAPESFGARIRDLQIHKQSVARAQAGHRVAVNLSGVERAQMRRGQCLVANDDTDTYDRLWADVSVWADSVSPLETGRQVLVLLGTSETEASAFPLDTEQIAPGSVALCELRLKEAITVRLLDHFVLRWPTPQVTVGGGTVLDLGGDKRMRRQERFIAGLQRRRDRSLMTFLETDLQRMGYVAHNEVLRTGLWTRDQIAQGLDDLIAAGAVQDHGGLLFWSQQFGTWSDAMKQTLADTLAQHPYLPGLNLSEWANRARVPAPAAEKIASAMLASGAAKRNAEVFSLSGHQQALPREWAGDESRLWQSLCDGGAQPPTRPDLEAQSPHARAIIQYWIDTGRVINLSDGVIFPSESFDAIRQQVIGALQSEGALTAGTLRDLLGTTRKYAVPIGEQLDREGLTRREGDTRVLVRCEGVSR; this comes from the coding sequence GGCCATGTCGATCATGGCAAATCGACACTGGTCAAGGTGCTGACCGGGATCGACCCCGACCGCCTGCCCGAAGAGAAAGAGCGCGGCCTGACCATTGATCTGGGCTTTGCCTGGATGACCACACCATCGGGACGCAGTATCGGCATCGTCGATGTGCCCGGTCACGAACGCTTTATCCGCAACATGATCGCCGGTGTCGGCGCGATCGACTTCGTCCTGTTGGTCATCGCCGCCGACGACGGATGGATGCCGCAAACTTCGGAGCATCTGGCCATTCTCGAATACATGGGAATCGAGTGCGGGATTGTGGCGCTCACCAAGTGCGATACGGTCGAACGCGATTGGCTGTATCTGGTGCAAACCGACATCGCCGCGCGACTGAAGCCGTCCGCCCTGGAATCGGCTCCGATCGTTCCGGTCGATTCGATTTCGGGACATGGGTTGGACGATCTGCGCGCCGCCATCGATGCGCTGGCCGGATCGCTGTCGCCGCGCCGCGACATCGGCCGTCCGCGGTTATACATCGATCGCGTCTTTGCGATGACCGGACGCGGCGTCGTCGTCACGGGCACCCTGATCGACGGCGCACTGCAGGCGGGCCAACAGATCACGATCGCACCGGAGAGTTTCGGCGCCCGCATACGCGACCTGCAGATCCACAAGCAATCGGTCGCGCGCGCTCAGGCGGGTCATCGCGTGGCGGTCAATCTGTCGGGCGTCGAACGCGCGCAAATGCGCCGGGGACAGTGCCTGGTCGCGAACGACGACACCGATACGTACGATCGCTTGTGGGCGGACGTCAGCGTGTGGGCCGACTCCGTCTCGCCATTGGAAACCGGACGCCAGGTGCTGGTGCTGTTGGGAACGTCCGAAACTGAAGCGTCCGCATTCCCGCTCGATACGGAGCAGATCGCGCCCGGATCGGTCGCGCTGTGCGAACTGCGATTGAAGGAAGCGATTACTGTGCGTCTGCTCGATCACTTCGTCCTGCGCTGGCCGACGCCGCAGGTCACCGTGGGCGGCGGGACCGTGCTGGATCTCGGCGGAGACAAGCGGATGCGCCGTCAGGAGCGATTCATCGCGGGATTGCAGCGACGACGTGATCGGAGTCTGATGACGTTTCTTGAGACGGATCTCCAGCGGATGGGATACGTCGCGCACAATGAAGTATTGAGAACCGGATTGTGGACCCGCGATCAAATCGCGCAGGGGCTGGATGACTTGATTGCTGCCGGTGCCGTGCAAGATCACGGCGGGCTCCTGTTTTGGTCCCAACAGTTCGGAACATGGTCGGACGCTATGAAACAGACGCTCGCTGACACGCTCGCGCAACATCCGTACCTCCCCGGCCTCAACCTGAGCGAGTGGGCAAATCGTGCGCGCGTACCGGCGCCAGCGGCCGAGAAGATCGCGTCGGCCATGCTGGCAAGCGGAGCTGCGAAGCGTAACGCCGAAGTGTTTAGTCTGTCGGGCCATCAGCAGGCATTGCCGCGGGAATGGGCAGGTGATGAATCGCGGCTGTGGCAATCGCTGTGCGACGGCGGCGCGCAGCCGCCGACGCGCCCCGATCTTGAAGCGCAATCGCCGCACGCACGGGCGATCATCCAGTACTGGATCGACACCGGCCGCGTGATCAACCTGTCCGATGGGGTGATCTTCCCGTCGGAGTCGTTCGATGCGATCAGGCAACAAGTCATCGGAGCGCTGCAGTCCGAGGGCGCGCTGACGGCCGGGACGCTCCGTGATCTGTTGGGCACGACGCGAAAGTATGCCGTCCCCATTGGCGAGCAATTGGACCGCGAGGGGCTGACCCGACGCGAAGGCGACACGCGCGTGTTGGTCAGGTGCGAGGGAGTATCACGGTGA